DNA sequence from the Pseudomonas tritici genome:
TCAAGGATAACTATCAGGGCCTGTTGGAACGCATGGCTTCGACCTACGGCAGCGACAAGACCAAGCTGGCGGACATTACCGCTCGTCTGAAGGATGCCCAACAGAAGTGGGAAAAGTTACGCGACGCCGATTGCGCCGTGGACACCTTTCCGGCGGTGAACGGCACCAAGGCGTACGCGATTGCGCAGAATGACTGCCTGGCGCGGATGAGTGATGAGCGGTCGGAGTTTTTGG
Encoded proteins:
- a CDS encoding lysozyme inhibitor LprI family protein: MKSIFLALALIATGVHAAEDTDSTPCDGIENDKQTLECATYNKTTADQLLKDNYQGLLERMASTYGSDKTKLADITARLKDAQQKWEKLRDADCAVDTFPAVNGTKAYAIAQNDCLARMSDERSEFLESIGQE